One genomic window of Molothrus aeneus isolate 106 chromosome 22, BPBGC_Maene_1.0, whole genome shotgun sequence includes the following:
- the TRAPPC4 gene encoding trafficking protein particle complex subunit 4 — MAIFSVYVVNKAGGLIYQLDHYAPRSDTEKTFSFPLDLVLRPHDERVVVAFGQRDGIRVGHAVLAINGAEVNGRFTADGKDVLEFLSNPANYPVSIRFGRHRLSSNEKLMLASMFHSLFAIGSQLSPEVGSSGIEMLETDTFKLHCFQTLTGIKFMVLADPRQTGIDALLRKIYEIYSDFALKNPFYSLEMPIRCELFDQNLKLALEVAEKAGPFGPGS, encoded by the exons ATGGCGATCTTCAGCGTCTACGTGGTCAACAAGGCCGGCGGCCTCATCTACCAGCTAGACCACTACGCGCCCCGCTCCGACACCGAGAAGACGTTCAGCTTCCCGCTCGATCTCGTCCTGCGTCCTCACGACGAGCGCGTCGTCGTTGCCTTCGGGCAGCGGGACGGCATCCGCG tGGGTCACGCCGTGCTCGCCATCAACGGCGCCGAGGTGAACGGTCGCTTCACGGCGGACGGGAAGGACGTGCTGGAGTTCCTGAGCAACCCCGCCAACTACCCGGTGTCCATCCGCTTCGGCCGCCATCGGCTCTCCTCCAACGAGAAGCTGATGCTGGCCTCCATGTTCCACTC GCTGTTCGCCATCGGCTCACAGCTGTCACCCGAGGTTGGGAGCTCCGGGATCGAGATGCTGGAGACCGACACCTTCAAGCTGCACTGCTTCCAGACACTGACAG GGATCAAATTCATGGTTCTTGCTGACCCAAGGCAGACAGGGATAGACGCTCTTCTCCGCAAAATCTATGAGATTTACTCAGACTTCGCTCTGAAGAATCCTTTCTACTCCCTGGAGATGCCAATAAG GTGCGAGTTGTTTGATCAGAACTTGAAGCTTGCTCTGGAGGTGGCAGAGAAGGCTGGACCCTTTGGACCTGGATCATAG
- the RPS25 gene encoding small ribosomal subunit protein eS25, protein MPPKDDKKKKDAGKSAKKDKDPVNKSGGKAKKKKWSKGKVRDKLNNLVLFDKATYDKLCKEVPNYKLITPAVVSERLKIRGSLARAALQELLSKGLIKLVSKHRAQVIYTRNTKGGDAPAAGEDA, encoded by the exons ATG CCGCCCAAAGacgacaagaagaagaaggacgcGGGCAAGTCCGCCAAGAAGGATAAGGACCCGGTCAACAAGTCCGGCGGCAAAGCCAAGAAGAAG AAGTGGTCCAAGGGGAAAGTGAGAGACAAGTTGAACAACCTTGTCCTGTTTGACAAGGCCACTTATGACAAACTGTGCAAAGAAGTGCCCAACTACAAGCTCATCACACCTGCAGTTGTCTCAGAAAGGCTGAAGATTCGAGGCTCCCTGGCTCGGGCTGccctccaggagctcctcagcAAAG GGTTGATCAAACTGGTGTCCAAGCACCGAGCCCAGGTGATTTACACCCGGAACACGAAAGGTGGAGATGCgcctgctgcaggggaggatgCGTAG
- the CENATAC gene encoding centrosomal AT-AC splicing factor: MAVHYCGLCRRSAFTGRRHRYSTGHRRRLREALAQLQEATAAARAAAAVADGAAAVRRYDPAEHDGRVWCPCCGRGVQRHGRRGGLALLHAGLLRHLAGPEHRRETARFWRENRAEAALRERCLVPAEEYERFAQALEQALAEHQRREEERILQMAADIREAERRQRETVRAALQLQPEPELCAGPSVCTVPAGSERDSPCGAEEPGPSRMQTGPDLSWMESSKVLTFIGHQETEGKGNVHTGAKPPWLTEEEDGSKQIGPSYEEFLKHKEKQKLKKLPVERVGANFDHTSQTSDSWLPSFGRVWNHGRRWQSRHQFRTESGEKKKKR, from the exons ATGGCCGTGCACTACTGCGGGCTGTGCCGCCGCAGCGCCTTCACGGGCCGCCGGCACCGGTACAGCACGGGGCATCGCCGGCGGCTGCGGGAGGCgctggcccagctgcaggaggcgacggcggcggcgcgggcggcaGCGGCCGTGGCCGATGGGGCTGCGGCCGTGCGGCGCTACGATCCGGCGGAGCACGATGGGCGCGTGTGGTGCCCGTGCTGCGGGCGCGGCGTGCAGCGGCACGGGCGCCGCGGCGGGCTGGCGCTGCTGCACGCCGGGCTGCTGCGGCACCTGGCGGG GCCCGAGCACCGCCGGGAGACGGCGCGGTTCTGGCGGGAGAACCGGGCGGAggcggcgctgcgggagcggTGCCTGGTGCCGGCCGAGGAGTACGAGCGCTTCGCGCAGGCTCTGGAGCAGGCGCTGGCCGAGCACCAGCGGCGGGAGGAGGAGCGCATCCTCCAG ATGGCGGCTGACATCCGGGAGGCCGAGCGCCGGCAGCGAGAGACGGTGCGAGCCGCGCTGCAG CTTCAACCAGAGCCAGAACTCTGTGCAGGACCTTCTGTCTGCACGGTCCCCGCAGGATCTGAACG GGACAGCCCTTGTGGTGCAGAAGAGCCTGGCCCAAGCAGAATGCAGACAGGACCTGATTTATCCTGGATGGAATCAAGCAAGGTTCTGACTTTCATTGGCCACCAG GaaacagaagggaaaggaaatgtccACACAG GAGCAAAACCTCCGTGGCTAACAGAGGAAGAAGATGGAAGTAAACAAATTGGACCCTCCTATGAGGAATTTCTCAAACACA aggagaaacagaAGCTGAAAAAGCTCCCAGTGGAACGTGTTGGTGCCAACTTTGACCATACCTCTCAGACAAGTGACAGCTGGCTGCCTTCCTTTGGGCGCGTGTGGAAtcatggcaggaggtggcagtCCCG GCATCAGTTTAGAACTGAAtcaggggaaaagaagaaaaaaaggtga